Genomic DNA from Haloarcula marina:
CTCGATTTTCACGCGGTTCGGAGACGAAACCTCCTTGCCGCACATCTCGCACTGAACCATGTCCCGGAATTGGACGGGCCACCGTATAAATGGTGCGCTGGAAACTACAGCGCCCGCATCGAGTAGTAGAAGCGTTGGGCCGCGGTCACGTGGCCCACGACGGCGAACACGGCCAATAGAAGGCCCACCAGTCCGAAGCCACCGACCGCCGGTTGGACGAACGCGACGATTCCCGTGACGATTCCCACGAGGGCGAGCCGGTCGGCCCTACCGAGGAGACCGCCGTACACGCGGTCGAGGCCCACGGCTTGGGCCTGCGTCCCGAGGTACGAGGTCATGAGGACGCCGGTGACGGCGGCGATGCCGAGTATCCAGCGCTCCACACCGGCCGCGAGACCCACGATGATGACGATGTCGGCGTAGCGGTCGAGGACGTGGTCCAAGAGGTCACCGCCCGCCGAGGCCACGTCCATCTCGCGGGCGAGCGCCCCGTCCACGAGGTCCAGCCAGCCGTTCAGGAAGACGAGGACGGCCCCGACGAGGTACAGCAGGGGGTCGGATGCGGCGACGGCGTAGACGCCGCCGGCGGCCACCGCCAGGAGGAACGCGAGGACGCTGACGCCGTTCGGCGAGAGGCCGACCACTTGCGCGGCCCCGACGAACGGTCCGAGCGCCCGGTCGGCGACCGAGCGGAACTGGTCGAGCGTCATAGCCAGTCGAGGTAGGAGACGGTCCCGGCGCTCGGTTCGCGCTCTCCGGCGACCACGCGCTCGATTTCGGCGGCCACCTCGTCGGGGCCGCGGTCGGTCGTGTCAATCTCGTAGACGCTCTCGGTACCGTGACGGGAGA
This window encodes:
- a CDS encoding CDP-alcohol phosphatidyltransferase family protein yields the protein MTLDQFRSVADRALGPFVGAAQVVGLSPNGVSVLAFLLAVAAGGVYAVAASDPLLYLVGAVLVFLNGWLDLVDGALAREMDVASAGGDLLDHVLDRYADIVIIVGLAAGVERWILGIAAVTGVLMTSYLGTQAQAVGLDRVYGGLLGRADRLALVGIVTGIVAFVQPAVGGFGLVGLLLAVFAVVGHVTAAQRFYYSMRAL